One Anopheles marshallii chromosome 3, idAnoMarsDA_429_01, whole genome shotgun sequence genomic region harbors:
- the LOC128714942 gene encoding arylalkylamine N-acetyltransferase-like 2, whose protein sequence is MNGGFSKILYRIAVPSECDRIREALLAFYFPEEILTRSYLEVNQTIIGPSEEHIQYVLSFVQQGMVALAIEEDHGTIVGVTIARCVKPATADELLALVPSAGTRRWAEMLRMYAHLEHTGDVCGRFRSRRSYHVFVLAVEPHFRRRAIGQKLMEFQLARGKSLRFRVVSADFTCEIAARIGERMDMRCVSAMSLNQYRNQAGENTFVTSSVNHIVSTYARYV, encoded by the coding sequence ATGAACGGAGGTTTTTCCAAGATTTTGTACCGCATTGCGGTACCGAGCGAATGTGATCGAATACGGGAGGCACTGCTGGCCTTTTACTTCCCGGAGGAAATTCTTACACGCTCCTATCTGGAGGtgaaccaaaccatcatcggACCATCGGAGGAGCACATCCAGTATGTGCTGTCCTTCGTTCAACAGGGTATGGTAGCGTTGGCGATCGAAGAAGATCATGGTACGATCGTAGGTGTGACGATCGCACGCTGCGTTAAACCGGCTACGGCGGACGAGCTGTTGGCGCTGGTTCCATCCGCCGGAACGCGAAGATGGGCCGAAATGTTACGAATGTATGCGCACCTCGAACACACGGGAGATGTTTGTGGACGGTTCCGATCGCGCCGGTCGTACCATGTGTTCGTGTTGGCGGTAGAGCCCCATTTCCGGCGCCGAGCGATCGGCCAGAAGCTGATGGAGTTTCAGCTGGCACGTGGCAAATCGTTACGCTTTCGGGTGGTAAGTGCGGATTTTACGTGTGAAATAGCGGCTCGGATAGGCGAGCGAATGGATATGCGGTGCGTTAGTGCAATGTCTTTGAATCAGTACAGGAACCAGGCCGGGGAGAACACGTTTGTGACGTCGAGTGTTAATCACATCGTCAGCACCTACGCGCGTTATGTTTAA